In Leopardus geoffroyi isolate Oge1 chromosome D1, O.geoffroyi_Oge1_pat1.0, whole genome shotgun sequence, a single window of DNA contains:
- the LOC123602481 gene encoding olfactory receptor 52A1-like: MSVSNITVFMPSVLTLIGIPGLETVQCWIGIPFCIMYLIAMIGNSLLLIIIRSERSLHEPMYIFVGMLGVTDIVLGTSIVPKMLGIFWFHVPEIYFDSCLLQMGLIHTFQCIESGILLAMALDRYVAICHPLRHAAIFTHRLVSQIAAVVTLRDALLVAPSLVLIKCRFQFYHTTIVSHCYCEHMAIVKMAAENVRVNKIYGLFVAFTVAGFDLIFITLSYIQIFITVFRLPQKEARLKAFNTCIAHICVFLQFYILAFFSFFTHRFGAHVPPYIHILFSSLYLLVPPFFNPLVYGAKTKQIRIHLIKMLYS, translated from the coding sequence ATGTCCGTTTCCAACATCACAGTCTTCATGCCTTCTGTGTTGACGCTGATAGGGATCCCAGGCCTAGAGACTGTGCAGTGCTGGATTGGGATTCCATTCTGCATCATGTATCTCATTGCTATGATTGGAAACTCCTTGCTTCTGATCATCATCAGGTCAGAGCGCAGCCTCCATGAGCCCATGTACATTTTCGTAGGCATGCTGGGAGTCACAGATATTGTACTTGGCACAAGCATTGTGCCCAAGATGCTTGGGATCTTCTGGTTTCATGTGCCAGAGATTTATTTTGATTCTTGCTTGCTTCAAATGGGGCTCATCCACACATTTCAGTGCATAGAGTCAGGCATCCTGTTGGCCATGGCTCTGGACCGTTATGTGGCCATCTGCCATCCACTAAGACATGCTGCCATCTTCACCCACCGCCTAGTCTCCCAAATAGCGGCTGTGGTAACACTCAGGGATGCCCTTCTCGTAGCCCCATCTTTAGTACTGATAAAATGCCGGTTTCAGTTTTACCATACAACCATCGTCTCCCACTGCTACTGTGAGCATATGGCCATTGTGAAAATGGCTGCAGAAAATGTACGAGTCAACAAAATCTATGGCTTGTTTGTGGCATTCACCGTTGCAGGGTTTGACCTCATATTCATCACTTTGTCCTACATACAGATATTTATCACCGTTTTTCGTCTGCCCCAGAAGGAGGCTCGGTTGAAAGCATTCAATACGTGCATCGCTCacatctgtgtctttctccagttctacatccttgccttcttctccttcttcacaCATAGGTTTGGTGCTCATGTTCCCCCTTATATCCACATCCTCTTTTCTAGTCTCTACTTGCTGGTCCCCCCATTTTTCAATCCACTTGTCTACGGTGCCAAGACCAAGCAGATCCGCATTCACCTGATAAAGATGTTGTATTCATAA